In Kwoniella pini CBS 10737 chromosome 4, complete sequence, one DNA window encodes the following:
- a CDS encoding methionine-R-sulfoxide reductase encodes MPFIPSSLVRSTIYTARNQIPTTIKPNQAIKLSGIGLPFAGFFSTSSTNKMPSDNFPVKKSEDEWHAVLSPEQFRVIREKGTERPGSHAYDKKNDAGVYHCAGCDAPLYTSKTKFNSGCGWPAFYDTIPGAVIRHEDRSMFMTRTEIVCANCGGHLGHVFKGEGFPNPIDERHCVNGISLNFKNE; translated from the exons ATGCCTTTCATACCATCATCTTTAGTTAGATCAACAATCTATACAGCTAGAAACCAAATACCTACAACTATCAAACCTAACCAAGctatcaaattatcaggAATTGGATTACCTTTTGCTGGATTCTTTTCAACAAGCAGTACGAATAAAATGCCTTCTGATAATTTCCCAGTAAAGAagagtgaagatgaatggCATGCTGTTCTCTCGCCTGAACAA TTCAGAGTGATTCGAGAGAAAGGAACTGAACGACCAGGGTCTCATGCATACGACAAGAAGAACGATGCCGGTGTATATC ATTGCGCCGGTTGCGATGCCCCTCTATATACCTCGAAAACTAAATT CAATTCCGGATGTGGATGGCCCGCATTCTATGATACTATACCTGGCGCAGTCATTCGTCATGAGGACCGATCGATGTTTATGACTAGAACTGAAATAGTTTGTGCGAATTG CGGAGGACATCTCGGACATGTGTTCAAAGGAGAAGGTTTCCCTAACCCCATCGATGAGCG ACATTGTGTCAACGGTATCTCCCTCAATTTCAAGAACGAGTAA